One window from the genome of Entelurus aequoreus isolate RoL-2023_Sb linkage group LG04, RoL_Eaeq_v1.1, whole genome shotgun sequence encodes:
- the LOC133649183 gene encoding F-box only protein 30-like has translation MYEDHSHCVSCVNQRCMIRPQLGFSCDLITCPQVCGAIFHSCKAGEHHLLCPLLRVPCLNSVYGCPATVVRQQTYAHLEVCPAGVVHCIMERIKLSGVAPPVERGSLSPESKIVRVIEPTVPFSSQSSSSAESARERIINGIIGLNAQNDTKLHKATLETARSLATALELVSSASAPDSCTEGMRAEATLQASRLGRLVQRGLSANGCQEERDPNSSITECLEINQKGTPVHISKGVAQRAGHVVLQERGLVPESHKPEWMPHSCQGFDHDKSLCRSQAKMEDKADLEQGDDPMELEEIDVITAEENIFCLEKSRDSQKILDTFGIDGSHVDFGTQTFSFLAASLEDYIRVGDMALATHPRPDGNRWRGRLLKEICAQSFRRDQFSSHFTNVHGDIQPGLDGWIAHRCPLAFYGCPFSQQRFYPSRPGAEVIFDRRLRSFGVQPCPGSKPSGDSQSNLFSGLPHEILWHITGFLDSFSLCQLSLVSRTMRDVCSGLLQTRGIVELQWEKTQCSSGRRAVSWQIKHKVWRFSTAFTPVLKWGCSDVPSMAKHLQKCHYNTVEHRAEPVALPALCPELDGFLLSPTLRHVSPYPRLWPVPD, from the exons ATGTATGAAGACCATTCTCACTGTGTGAGCTGTGTTAACCAGAGATGCATGATCAGACCACAGCTGGGCTTCTCCTGCGATCTTATCACCTGCCCACAGGTGTGCGGGGCCATCTTTCACTCCTGCAAAGCCGGGGAGCACCACCTCCTGTGCCCTCTTTTGAGAGTCCCCTGCCTGAACAGTGTCTATGGCTGCCCTGCCACTGTGGTGCGCCAACAAACGTACGCGCATTTAGAGGTGTGTCCTGCCGGGGTGGTGCACTGTATTATGGAGCGCATCAAGTTAAGTGGTGTTGCGCCACCGGTCGAGAGGGGTTCGCTGAGCCCAGAGAGTAAGATTGTGAGGGTAATAGAGCCAACTGTCCCGTTCTCGTCACAATCTTCATCCTCCGCAGAATCTGCGAGAGAGAGAATCATTAATGGAATTATTGGACTGAATGCGCAGAACGACACTAAGCTGCACAAGGCCACTTTGGAGACAGCGAGGAGCTTGGCCACCGCTTTGGAGTTGGTCAGCAGTGCCAGTGCCCCCGATAGCTGCACTGAAGGCATGAGAGCAGAGGCCACTCTCCAGGCAAGTAGACTGGGCCGCCTCGTGCAGCGTGGGCTGAGCGCAAATGGGTGTCAGGAAGAAAGAGATCCAAATAGTTCAATAACTGAGTGTCTAGAGATCAATCAAAAGGGAACTCCCGTGCACATCAGCAAGGGAGTGGCGCAAAGGGCTGGTCATGTGGTGCTACAAGAAAGGGGGCTGGTCCCAGAAAGCCACAAGCCTGAGTGGATGCCGCACAGCTGTCAGGGTTTTGACCATGACAAGTCTCTGTGTCGATCACAAGCTAAGATGGAGGACAAAGCTGATCTGGAACAGGGTGACGACCCCATGGAACTTGAAGAAATTGATGTCATCACAGCAGAGGAGAACATCTTCTGCCTGGAAAAGTCCAGAGACTCTCAGAAGATCTTGGATACGTTTGGTATTGACGGAAGCCACGTTGATTTCGGTACGCAGACCTTCTCTTTTTTAGCGGCCAGCCTGGAGGATTACATAAGGGTCGGCGACATGGCCTTAGCCACCCATCCCAGACCCGATGGCAACCGATGGCGTGGTCGCCTCCTGAAAGAAATCTGCGCGCAGTCTTTTCGCCGGGATCAGTTCTCCTCGCATTTCACTAATGTCCACGGTGACATTCAGCCTGGTCTCGACGGGTGGATAGCGCATCGTTGCCCCCTCGCTTTTTACGGCTGCCCCTTCTCCCAGCAGAGGTTTTACCCCTCGCGTCCAGGGGCCGAGGTGATCTTTGACAGGCGGCTCAGGTCCTTCGGAGTCCAGCCGTGTCCCGGTTCAAAACCTTCAGGCGATTCCCAGTCCAACCTGTTCAGCGGATTACCGCATGAGATACTGTGGCACATAACTGGCTTCCTGGACAGTTTCAGTCTGTGCCAGCTGTCTTTAGTATCCCGGACCATGAGGGACGTGTGCAGCGGTCTCCTCCAGACCAGAGGCATAGTGGAGCTGCAGTGGGAGAAGACACAGTGCTCCAGTGGGCGCAGGGCGGTTTCGTGGCAGATTAAACACAAA GTGTGGAGATTCAGCACTGCTTTCACCCCAGTGCTGAAATGGGGCTGCAGCGACGTCCCCAGCATGGCCAAGCACCTCCAGAAGTGCCACTACAACACAGTAGAGCACAGGGCCGAGCCCGTGGCCCTCCCTGCTCTGTGTCCCGAGCTGGACGGCTTCTTGCTGAGTCCCACCCTGCGCCACGTCTCCCCTTATCCACGCCTCTGGCCGGTACCGGACTGA